The stretch of DNA AGAGAGTGTGCTTAGAAGTTCACGCCGACGCTCAAGGCGACAAAGTCGCGGTCGTCCACGGTGCTGTAGTCGCCACCAAAGAAGTTGGTGTAGGCCAGGCTCGCGGTGTAAGTGTTCTGGTACTCGGCGTCCAGCCCGAGGCTGATCGCCTTGCGGCCTTCCTCGAAGTTACCGCCAGGGCCAGGCGAGTAACCCTTAACGTCATGGGACCAGGCCACGTTGGGTTTGAGGTTGACGCCGGCAAACACATCCGGGTATTCCCAGATCGCACGGCCACGGTAGCCCCACGAAGTTGCAGTAGTGAAGCCGTCGTTGTTGCAACTGGTGTTCAGGCCGTTGGCATTGGGAAGGCCAGCACCTTGGGCGGTAGAGTTGTTCAATGCCGCACACGCGCCGTTAGGCAGGGTACCCGGGCCAAACACCGGATCACGGCCATAGCGAACCTTGGACTTGCTCTCCAACCCGCCGACATAGGTCATACCGACTTCGCCCACCAGCGTCAGGCGGCTGGCGCCCATGACCTGGTCAAAGAAGTGGGTGAACGTGGTTTGGAGTTGAGTGATTTCCTTACGGCGATAACCATGCAAATCCTGGCCTGGTACACCGCTTAACAACGAAGCATCCTTGAGCACCGGGAAGCCCAGAGGGCGAACGCCGGCAAACAGGATGTCGGTGGAGTTCAACTGCACAGGCGCGTTGGGCCGGTAGCTCAACTCGCCGCTCCATGCCGTGCCGGTAGGCAACGTGGTGGAGAAACTCAAGCCAAAGAGGTGGATGTCTTCCGGATACTCAACGAAGTATTGCGAGTTGCCCGCCACCACCAGTGCAGCTGCCTGACCCAAAGGCCTGGCTCTGTCGTAGACCGACTGAGGCGCGCCAGTTGCACTGAAAATCGGCGCACGGCTGTGGTAGTTCATGTAGTAGGCGCCGAACTCGGTGTCCAGCGGCTCAAAGTTGTAGTGCATTGCGACGCCGTATTGGCCGCCGTCACGTGCGTTACGGTTCGGACCGCGGCGCACCAGGACGCCCTCGTCATTAACGTCGACGCCCAAGGCGGCCAAGCTCGGCAAAGCGGCCGGGTTGATCGTGGAACGCTTGTTCAACACCCGCAAATTATCGTTACAGCCGGTGGTAATGATGTCGGGCTGCGAGAAAAACGTGCCGCAGTTATCGGTCACGGTCTTGTCCCAACCGATCTGATAGAAGCCTTCAGCCGACAGGTTGTCGGTCAGCGTTTGCGACAGGTAGAACATGTTGACCGGAATCAGGCCCTCCTTGATCTCGGCTCCCGGACGACGGAATGCAGCCACGTCGATCGGGTTGATGGCGTTGATACCGCCACCAATGAACGTGCTCTCACCCCAGCTCACTACCTGCTTGCCCAACCGTACGGAACCCGGTTCATCACCAATCGAGTAGTTGTGGTAGACGAAGGCGTCGAGAATCTGCCCGCCGGAAGATCGGGCGCCTGTTGGGCGGTTGTTGTCGCTGATGTTCTTGAAATCGAGGTCGTCGTCTTTAAGCTTGAAGTCATACCAGTACTTGCCCCGGACAAACACGCCGGTGTCGCCGTATTTCAACTCAAGGTCATGAATGCCTTTGAAGATCTTCGAGAAGGAATCGCCCTTGTCGAAGTTCAGGTGACCGTCATCCGAGGTTTGCGACAACCCCCTGCCACCGTTGTTGGCACCGATCAGGTCCTTGTTGCGGCCCGCAGTCGACCAACTGGCTCCGACCGACAGGGACGAGTCAAAGCTGCCTTCGATTTCACCGATGTTGAAACTGACGCCGAATGCGGGCCCGGCGAGCGTAGAGGCGAGGCTGACGGCCAAAGGCAGTTTTGCCCGGCGCCAGAACTGGTGTGCTGAGATCATCGACGCTACTCCATGTGCATTATTGTTATGGCAGTGAGTCGTTTCTAAGGGCTTGTAACGGCCGGAATACAACGATTCCAATGCCGGGCGAACAGATGAACCCGCCAGGTTCACAGCACCGCACCTTGAAAAACTCTGGGATGGACTATAGCCAGCAGGGGGTAGCGCTTGATCCCTCTAAAGTGTGATTTGCATCACCAACCCGTCTGCCACAACCCTTTCGCCATGCCGGCGATAGCCAGCGCGGCAAGGATGGCTGAAAATTGGCAAATCACAAGTGAAGGCTTGGACTAGAGCGCTGCCGTGCCCGCGAGGGCACGGCAAGCAGCGTCAGAGGGTGGAGAGGAAGGTGCTGTTGTTGGCCTGCCATTCGATGATGTCGACACGGATACGTTTTTTGTCGAGCTTGCCGACGCTGGTCTTGGGAATTTCCGTAACAACGGCGATTTGGCTTGGAATCGCCCACTTGCTCAGGTGGCCCAATTCCACAAACGGCTTGAGATGTTCCTTCAGCTCTTTGGCCCCTATCACATGGCCATCACGCACCACCAGCAACGCAAACGGGCGCTCGCCCCACTGCGGGTCGGCAATCCCCACCACCGCTACTTCGCGTACCGCCGGGTGACGGCTGACCAGGTCCTCAAGGGCCAGCGAGGAGATCCACTCGCCGCC from Pseudomonas sp. NC02 encodes:
- a CDS encoding DUF1302 domain-containing protein is translated as MISAHQFWRRAKLPLAVSLASTLAGPAFGVSFNIGEIEGSFDSSLSVGASWSTAGRNKDLIGANNGGRGLSQTSDDGHLNFDKGDSFSKIFKGIHDLELKYGDTGVFVRGKYWYDFKLKDDDLDFKNISDNNRPTGARSSGGQILDAFVYHNYSIGDEPGSVRLGKQVVSWGESTFIGGGINAINPIDVAAFRRPGAEIKEGLIPVNMFYLSQTLTDNLSAEGFYQIGWDKTVTDNCGTFFSQPDIITTGCNDNLRVLNKRSTINPAALPSLAALGVDVNDEGVLVRRGPNRNARDGGQYGVAMHYNFEPLDTEFGAYYMNYHSRAPIFSATGAPQSVYDRARPLGQAAALVVAGNSQYFVEYPEDIHLFGLSFSTTLPTGTAWSGELSYRPNAPVQLNSTDILFAGVRPLGFPVLKDASLLSGVPGQDLHGYRRKEITQLQTTFTHFFDQVMGASRLTLVGEVGMTYVGGLESKSKVRYGRDPVFGPGTLPNGACAALNNSTAQGAGLPNANGLNTSCNNDGFTTATSWGYRGRAIWEYPDVFAGVNLKPNVAWSHDVKGYSPGPGGNFEEGRKAISLGLDAEYQNTYTASLAYTNFFGGDYSTVDDRDFVALSVGVNF